A region from the Benincasa hispida cultivar B227 chromosome 12, ASM972705v1, whole genome shotgun sequence genome encodes:
- the LOC120092646 gene encoding HMG-Y-related protein A-like: MATDDQLNNPPQPPPPAPSLPHYPEMIMTAIESLNDKNGVSKSAITKQIESTYGDLPPAFSTLLTHHLDVMKQTGQLLFVKNNYMKPDPNAPPKRGRGRPPKPKVPLPPGTVVSPPRPRGRPPKPKDPFAPISQPKKKTTPGSGRPRGRPPKYPKPAPTSAPVAGPPRGRGRPPKVKPAVAPVGC; encoded by the exons ATGGCTACCGACGACCAACTCAACAACCCACCTCAACCACCTCCCCCTGCTCCCTCTCTCCCCCACTACCCCGAG ATGATTATGACAGCGATCGAATCTCTAAACGACAAAAACGGAGTGAGCAAATCGGCGATTACCAAGCAAATCGAGTCCACATACGGCGATCTACCCCCTGCTTTCTCTACGCTTCTCACTCACCACTTAGACGTCATGAAACAAACCGGCCAACTACTCTTCGTCAAAAACAACTACATGAAGCCCGATCCCAACGCCCCACCAAAGCGTGGCCGTGGCCGTCCTCCCAAGCCTAAAGTCCCTCTCCCGCCAGGCACCGTCGTCTCTCCACCGCGCCCACGTGGTCGTCCTCCCAAACCCAAAGATCCATTCGCTCCCATTTCACAGCCTAAGAAGAAAACCACCCCGGGCAGTGGAAGGCCACGTGGCCGCCCCCCGAAGTACCCGAAACCGGCGCCGACCTCTGCTCCAGTCGCCGGTCCTCCCAGAGGTAGAGGACGACCACCGAAGGTAAAGCCGGCCGTCGCCCCTGTTGGTTGTTGA